One window of the Roseovarius sp. THAF9 genome contains the following:
- a CDS encoding ABC transporter permease codes for MILRLAFGSLMARALTVGMTVLAIALSVALFLGVEKVRTGAKASFADTISGTDLIVGARSGSVQLLLYSVFRIGNATNNVTWESYQDIANRPEVDWIVPISLGDSHRQFRVMGTTQAFFEHYKYRGGRSLEIGDGHGLDDLYDAVIGAEVAATLGYAVGDPIVVSHGLASFTHHDDQPFRVAGIIDRTGTPVDRTVIVSLEAIEAIHVDWQSGAQIPGQSTPVEQIRQMDLSPSAVTAALVGVKSRLQIFGLQRWINTYPEEPLLAVLPGVALQELWQIVGVAETALIGVSAMVVVTALLGMMAMIFSSLNERRREMAIWRAMGARPATILGLLVLEAALMAALGALLGLALLYGGLVVAQPVVDNAFGLWLPIAPPTGRELAALAGVIIAAALVSLFPALRAYRLSLSDGMMVRI; via the coding sequence ATGATCCTGCGCCTTGCCTTCGGCTCCCTCATGGCTCGCGCCTTGACCGTCGGCATGACGGTGCTGGCCATCGCCCTGTCGGTCGCGCTGTTTCTTGGCGTCGAGAAGGTGCGCACGGGTGCCAAGGCCAGTTTTGCCGACACGATTTCGGGCACCGACCTGATCGTCGGGGCGCGGTCCGGCTCGGTTCAGCTGTTGCTGTATTCCGTGTTCCGGATCGGCAACGCCACCAACAACGTGACCTGGGAAAGCTACCAGGATATCGCCAACCGGCCCGAGGTGGACTGGATCGTGCCGATATCGCTTGGCGACAGCCACCGCCAGTTCCGGGTCATGGGCACCACGCAGGCGTTTTTCGAGCACTACAAGTATCGCGGCGGCCGGTCCTTGGAGATCGGCGATGGCCACGGGCTGGATGATCTTTACGACGCGGTCATCGGCGCCGAGGTCGCGGCCACGCTGGGCTATGCGGTGGGCGACCCGATCGTCGTCTCGCACGGCCTTGCGTCCTTCACCCACCACGACGATCAACCCTTTCGCGTGGCGGGCATCATCGACCGCACCGGCACCCCGGTGGACCGGACAGTCATCGTCAGCCTGGAGGCCATCGAGGCGATCCATGTCGATTGGCAATCCGGTGCACAGATCCCCGGCCAAAGCACGCCGGTCGAGCAGATACGGCAGATGGACCTGTCGCCGTCGGCAGTGACGGCCGCGCTGGTCGGGGTCAAGTCGCGCCTCCAGATCTTTGGCCTGCAACGCTGGATCAACACCTACCCCGAAGAGCCGTTGCTGGCGGTCCTGCCCGGCGTCGCCTTGCAAGAGCTGTGGCAGATCGTCGGTGTGGCCGAGACCGCGCTGATCGGCGTGTCGGCGATGGTGGTGGTGACGGCGCTCCTGGGGATGATGGCGATGATCTTTTCCTCGCTCAACGAACGCCGGCGGGAAATGGCGATCTGGCGAGCCATGGGCGCGCGCCCTGCCACCATCCTGGGCCTGCTGGTGTTGGAAGCGGCGCTGATGGCCGCCCTGGGCGCACTGCTGGGCCTCGCGCTGCTCTACGGCGGGCTGGTCGTGGCGCAGCCGGTGGTGGACAACGCCTTCGGCCTCTGGCTGCCGATCGCGCCGCCGACCGGGCGGGAACTGGCCGCTCTCGCAGGTGTGATCATCGCGGCGGCGCTTGTCAGCCTGTTTCCGGCACTCAGGGCCTACCGCCTGTCGCTGTCTGATGGCATGATGGTGAGGATATGA
- a CDS encoding DUF3299 domain-containing protein yields MKRAHPSRRAVLAMLSATLLPGRAMANPFREIIWEDLIPKGVPYGEIIGPGKIDEANDTWVPEYDRNAWRMNTRLNGKAVKLPGYIIPFDVTSQGVTSFMLVPYVGACIHTPPPPPNQLVFVTTKTPWPSDSLWDPVWVSGRLSAKSMKTQIADVGYRMTAERIEVYEWQ; encoded by the coding sequence ATGAAGCGCGCGCACCCCTCTCGCCGGGCCGTCCTGGCCATGCTCTCGGCAACCCTGCTTCCAGGCCGGGCCATGGCCAACCCGTTCCGGGAAATCATATGGGAAGACCTGATTCCCAAGGGCGTGCCCTATGGTGAAATCATCGGCCCCGGCAAGATCGACGAGGCCAATGACACCTGGGTGCCTGAATACGACCGCAACGCGTGGCGGATGAACACCCGTCTCAACGGCAAGGCGGTCAAGCTGCCCGGCTACATCATCCCGTTCGACGTCACTTCGCAAGGTGTGACCAGCTTTATGCTGGTGCCTTACGTGGGCGCCTGCATCCACACGCCGCCGCCGCCGCCGAACCAACTTGTCTTCGTCACAACCAAGACCCCCTGGCCCAGCGACTCGCTGTGGGACCCGGTGTGGGTCTCTGGTCGGCTCTCGGCCAAGTCCATGAAGACGCAGATCGCGGATGTCGGATACCGGATGACCGCCGAGCGGATCGAGGTGTACGAATGGCAGTGA
- a CDS encoding HGGxSTG domain-containing protein has translation MRPACGAKSKTGELCEEPVVAGKRRCRIHGGLSTGPKTKEGRERVRAVQHERWSQSR, from the coding sequence TTGCGTCCCGCATGTGGCGCAAAATCCAAGACAGGTGAACTATGTGAAGAGCCGGTAGTTGCAGGAAAGCGACGCTGCCGAATTCATGGTGGCCTGAGCACGGGGCCAAAAACGAAAGAAGGGCGCGAACGCGTCCGCGCAGTTCAGCATGAGCGTTGGAGCCAATCGAGATGA
- a CDS encoding ABC transporter permease produces the protein MKTLITRGIQAVMVAVLIGAATFAMMRSLPGDAAYRIAAGRYGYDNVNTAAADAVREELGLGGPAMPAFLNWLGDLARLDFGTSLVTGNPVIAEIGHQLGASLALAAVAVLLSLLIGPPLGILAGLRPGGVLDRALLIVSTGLKAVPQFLMALILILILSVQLKLLPAAGHGEARHFILPALALALGLAAVNARIARDAMARVGTMPYYAFAQWKGLTRRQTLMRHGLRNVSVPLLTYLGLQFVTLVEGVVVVEAVFGWPGIGHALVHAIFSRDVPMVQGTALVLGLSFVVINAVIDLVTQRIDPRRAA, from the coding sequence ATGAAGACACTGATCACACGCGGTATACAGGCGGTGATGGTGGCGGTCCTGATCGGGGCCGCCACATTCGCCATGATGCGCAGCCTGCCGGGAGATGCGGCCTATCGCATTGCCGCTGGGCGCTATGGCTACGACAACGTCAACACCGCCGCCGCCGATGCGGTGCGCGAAGAACTGGGTCTGGGTGGCCCTGCGATGCCCGCCTTCCTCAATTGGCTGGGCGACCTCGCGCGGCTGGATTTCGGCACCTCGCTGGTCACCGGCAATCCCGTCATTGCCGAGATTGGCCACCAGTTGGGGGCCAGCCTGGCGTTGGCGGCGGTAGCGGTGCTGCTGTCGCTGCTGATCGGCCCTCCGCTGGGCATACTGGCGGGCTTGCGCCCGGGCGGCGTGCTGGACCGCGCCCTGCTGATCGTTTCGACAGGACTGAAAGCGGTGCCGCAATTCCTGATGGCGCTGATCCTCATCCTGATCCTGTCGGTTCAGCTGAAACTGTTGCCCGCGGCAGGCCACGGCGAGGCGCGCCACTTCATCCTGCCCGCGCTGGCCCTGGCGCTGGGCCTTGCGGCCGTGAACGCGCGCATTGCGCGGGACGCGATGGCTCGGGTGGGTACCATGCCTTATTACGCCTTCGCGCAATGGAAAGGCCTAACCCGTCGACAAACCCTGATGCGCCACGGGTTGCGCAATGTGTCGGTCCCTTTGCTGACCTATCTCGGACTGCAATTTGTGACGCTGGTTGAGGGTGTCGTGGTGGTCGAGGCAGTGTTCGGCTGGCCCGGGATCGGCCATGCGCTAGTGCACGCGATCTTTTCCCGGGACGTGCCGATGGTGCAGGGCACGGCGTTGGTGCTGGGTCTCAGTTTCGTCGTCATCAATGCGGTCATCGACCTTGTCACGCAACGGATCGATCCGCGGAGGGCGGCATGA
- a CDS encoding heme biosynthesis protein HemY gives MLWSIIKIVLFIGLVAAASWGAIYLLELDGGVRIVMAGQEFNLTPLMAVIALVLLVVAVWLILKIASLLVAVLRFINGDDTALSRYFQRNRQEKGYQALSEGLMALASGEGDIAMAKAGKAERYLKKPALTNLITAQAAEMSGNRRKAEETYKRLLTNEKTRFVGVRGILRQKLADGETETALKLAKTAFTLKPKHEEVQDTLLKLQAQTGDWKGARETLSAKLKSGNLPRDVHRRRDAVLALSEARDILDDGKSIEAREAAIQANRLSPDLVPAAVLTARGYIEQGNKRNATRVIKKAWDAQPHPDLAAAFAEIEPEETPQARIKRFSKLLKIHPDHRETRLIDAELHLAAEDFPAARRALGDLAEVDPDARALTIMAAIERGEGASDSVVKGWLARALSAPRGPQWVCNNCHHIHAEWAPSCDNCHAFDTLSWQAPPASSVSSATGIEMLPLIIGSVEDHTTSNETIDEDDKSTADIDDAEIVDEPKPAESEK, from the coding sequence ATGTTGTGGTCCATAATCAAGATTGTCCTCTTCATCGGCCTCGTCGCCGCGGCCAGCTGGGGGGCGATCTACCTGCTGGAACTCGACGGCGGCGTGCGGATCGTGATGGCCGGACAGGAATTCAACCTGACCCCGCTCATGGCGGTGATCGCGCTTGTCCTTCTGGTGGTTGCCGTCTGGCTTATCCTCAAGATCGCGTCGCTGCTGGTCGCGGTGCTGCGCTTTATCAACGGCGATGACACGGCGCTGTCCCGCTATTTCCAGCGCAACCGCCAGGAAAAGGGCTATCAGGCGCTGTCCGAAGGTCTCATGGCGCTGGCGTCGGGCGAAGGCGACATTGCCATGGCCAAGGCTGGCAAGGCCGAACGTTATCTCAAAAAGCCCGCGCTCACCAACCTGATCACCGCGCAAGCCGCCGAGATGTCCGGCAATCGCCGCAAGGCTGAGGAAACCTACAAGCGTCTGCTGACAAACGAAAAGACCCGTTTCGTCGGCGTTCGTGGCATCCTGCGTCAGAAACTCGCCGATGGCGAAACCGAGACTGCACTGAAGCTGGCCAAGACTGCGTTTACGCTCAAGCCCAAGCACGAGGAAGTACAGGACACGCTGCTGAAACTTCAGGCCCAGACCGGCGACTGGAAAGGCGCGCGCGAAACGCTCAGCGCCAAGCTGAAATCCGGTAACCTCCCGCGTGACGTCCATCGCCGCCGCGATGCGGTACTGGCCCTGTCTGAGGCGCGTGACATCCTTGACGACGGCAAGAGCATCGAGGCGCGCGAGGCCGCCATTCAGGCGAACCGCCTGTCGCCCGATCTGGTCCCGGCCGCCGTTCTGACCGCGCGCGGCTACATCGAACAGGGCAACAAGCGCAACGCCACCCGCGTGATCAAGAAGGCATGGGATGCCCAACCCCATCCAGACCTGGCCGCCGCCTTCGCCGAGATCGAACCCGAAGAGACGCCGCAGGCCCGGATCAAGCGCTTTTCGAAGCTGCTCAAGATCCATCCCGATCATCGCGAAACCCGCCTGATCGACGCCGAGCTACATCTCGCCGCCGAGGATTTCCCCGCCGCTCGCCGCGCGCTGGGCGATCTGGCCGAGGTCGACCCCGATGCGCGTGCGCTGACGATAATGGCCGCCATCGAACGGGGCGAAGGGGCGTCGGACAGCGTGGTCAAGGGCTGGCTTGCACGCGCCTTGTCAGCGCCGCGCGGTCCGCAGTGGGTCTGCAACAACTGCCACCACATCCACGCGGAGTGGGCGCCGTCCTGCGATAACTGCCATGCCTTCGACACGCTCAGTTGGCAGGCGCCTCCGGCGTCCTCGGTGTCGTCTGCCACGGGGATCGAAATGCTGCCCCTGATCATAGGCTCTGTCGAGGATCACACCACGTCTAACGAAACCATTGACGAGGATGATAAGTCCACGGCGGACATTGATGATGCCGAAATTGTCGACGAACCAAAGCCGGCAGAGTCGGAAAAATAG
- a CDS encoding ABC transporter ATP-binding protein encodes MTLLRAENITVSDADTPILHPVSLHLSPGEPLVVLGETGSGKSLLAQAIMGTLPKDLSPKGRVVLGDRLLDAARPVGFRPLWGREIAVLPQEPWLSLDPLMRAGAQVSEAHRLVRGLGAAEARAQAQEDLARLSLDGAEDRYPHELSGGMAQRVAIAAARAGGARIVIADEPTKGLDAARRDEVADLLLAELAQGGGLLVITHDLALARRIGGRIIILREGKVVEAGVTRSVMAAPVKEYTRELIAADPETWAARRKPPAGAAMLSATGLAAERGGHRLFSDISFDLCEGRILGVTGPSGCGKSTLGDVILGLVRPAAGRVEREPGLPPTAFQKLYQDPVAAFPRHRTLGRTLFDVACRHGQTQGRIDALMPRLGLAPALLNRKPGAVSGGELQRLALLRLLLVRPRFIFADEPTSRLDPITQKQVIGLLTETAEREGCGIMLVSHDAALVGATADHVLSLAAPQKHTELNAPIVAGALQ; translated from the coding sequence ATGACCCTGTTGCGTGCCGAAAACATCACCGTATCCGATGCCGACACTCCGATCCTGCATCCGGTGTCCCTGCACCTTAGCCCCGGTGAGCCGCTGGTCGTGCTGGGCGAGACGGGATCGGGCAAGAGCCTGCTGGCACAGGCCATCATGGGCACCTTGCCCAAGGACCTTTCGCCGAAAGGGCGCGTGGTTCTGGGCGACCGGTTGCTTGATGCCGCGCGGCCTGTGGGATTCCGCCCGCTCTGGGGACGCGAGATCGCGGTCCTGCCACAGGAGCCATGGCTGTCGCTTGACCCGCTGATGCGGGCGGGCGCGCAGGTAAGCGAGGCGCACCGGCTGGTGCGCGGGCTGGGCGCTGCCGAGGCGCGCGCGCAGGCGCAAGAGGATCTTGCGCGGCTTAGCCTGGATGGCGCCGAGGACCGTTATCCGCACGAACTGTCGGGCGGCATGGCGCAGCGCGTCGCCATCGCTGCGGCGCGGGCGGGCGGTGCGCGCATCGTCATCGCCGACGAGCCGACCAAGGGGCTGGACGCCGCGCGCCGCGACGAGGTGGCAGACCTGCTTCTGGCGGAACTGGCGCAGGGCGGCGGGCTGTTGGTCATCACTCACGATCTGGCACTTGCGCGGCGGATCGGCGGGCGGATCATCATTCTGCGCGAGGGGAAGGTGGTGGAGGCCGGCGTAACGCGGTCCGTGATGGCCGCCCCTGTCAAGGAGTACACCCGCGAATTGATCGCCGCCGATCCCGAGACCTGGGCCGCCCGGCGCAAGCCGCCCGCCGGTGCCGCCATGCTGAGCGCGACCGGTCTTGCGGCAGAGCGCGGCGGCCACCGGCTGTTCTCGGACATTTCCTTCGATCTCTGCGAGGGGCGGATCCTTGGCGTCACCGGGCCGTCGGGCTGTGGCAAGTCCACGCTGGGCGATGTTATTCTGGGTCTCGTGCGGCCCGCCGCCGGGCGGGTGGAACGGGAACCAGGCCTGCCGCCAACCGCCTTTCAGAAGCTCTATCAGGATCCGGTCGCGGCCTTTCCGCGGCACCGGACGCTGGGGCGCACTTTATTCGATGTCGCCTGCCGTCATGGTCAGACTCAAGGCCGGATCGACGCGCTGATGCCGCGCCTCGGCCTCGCGCCCGCGCTGCTGAACCGTAAGCCGGGCGCCGTCTCTGGTGGCGAGCTTCAGCGTCTCGCGCTTCTGCGCCTGCTGCTGGTCCGTCCCAGGTTCATCTTCGCCGACGAGCCCACGTCGCGCCTCGACCCGATCACCCAGAAACAGGTGATCGGCCTTCTGACCGAAACCGCCGAGCGCGAGGGATGCGGGATCATGCTGGTGAGCCACGACGCGGCTCTGGTCGGCGCGACGGCCGATCATGTTCTGTCGCTGGCCGCGCCGCAAAAGCACACGGAATTGAACGCCCCGATCGTTGCAGGGGCGTTGCAATGA
- a CDS encoding ABC transporter permease: MTDAVMIPRPAGQAVRWAGATLVAAVLAFALIGPMIVPGDPYAQSLMQALGAPDATAPLGYDHLGRSIFHRLAHALRLSPVIAVAAVLTAGAAGLVLGTLAAARGGWVDRILTILADALLALPGLLLVLIVLAIVPGTALGFWAGLSLVLWVEFFRLTRAATRDTLASPAVEASRLLGFGTIYVFRTHIWPEIAPMMLTAAAFGTATAIMAIAALGFVHVGMRAPTPELGLMMVEFLPYWREAPLALLSPVVATFVLLLGLTLLAGSRET, encoded by the coding sequence ATGACCGATGCTGTTATGATCCCGCGCCCCGCGGGACAAGCCGTGCGCTGGGCCGGCGCGACGCTGGTTGCGGCGGTGCTTGCCTTTGCCCTGATTGGCCCGATGATCGTGCCCGGCGACCCTTACGCGCAGTCGCTGATGCAAGCGTTGGGCGCGCCCGACGCCACCGCACCGCTGGGCTATGACCATCTTGGCCGGTCGATCTTTCACCGGCTGGCCCACGCCCTGCGCCTGTCGCCCGTCATCGCCGTTGCCGCGGTGCTGACCGCAGGTGCTGCCGGGCTGGTTCTGGGCACATTGGCGGCGGCGCGGGGTGGCTGGGTCGACCGGATCCTGACAATCCTGGCCGACGCGCTGTTGGCGTTGCCGGGGCTGCTGTTGGTGCTGATCGTACTGGCCATCGTGCCGGGCACCGCGCTGGGGTTCTGGGCCGGGTTGTCGCTGGTCCTGTGGGTCGAGTTCTTCCGCCTGACGCGGGCGGCCACGCGCGACACGCTGGCGTCGCCCGCCGTCGAGGCGTCGCGCTTGCTGGGCTTCGGCACGATCTATGTCTTCCGCACGCATATCTGGCCCGAGATCGCACCAATGATGCTGACCGCCGCCGCCTTCGGCACGGCCACGGCGATCATGGCCATCGCGGCGCTGGGCTTCGTGCATGTGGGGATGCGCGCCCCGACACCGGAATTGGGCCTGATGATGGTCGAGTTTTTGCCCTATTGGCGCGAGGCGCCGCTGGCGCTTCTGTCGCCGGTGGTGGCGACCTTCGTGCTGTTGCTTGGACTGACACTACTGGCCGGGAGCCGCGAGACATGA
- a CDS encoding COG4223 family protein: protein MAKKPSSKGKNAFDKDTSQADETSEAKNEATENSEETSQENGKTDTASDVSDAPEVTPSDEQAGGDDDDANEPIAQEDPAGPDETPEETADEAKPEDTPQQSDTADHATDTYTATALPATTQQPAKGPGAAALILGGVVAGAIGFAAAYFGLAQTEPVRDEVLASEVSDLGQRVDDQAGTIESLSEKVGGITNTDDSALEAQIEALGTLSERVAQAEDTLDAIDARLRDVEQRPVTESADPAAIAAYEAELDAARQELAAQREDLQALIEQAMNTETAADEAAVAAMQRAAISRILAALDNGAGFTGAVTELQDTDVDVPEILVSTADSGVATLSSLQESFPESARAALDASRDVTGEGTGLSGFLRDQLGARSLEPREGDDPDAVLSRAEAAIRDGRLQDALAELAALPEEGRAELSDWVGRATERREALGAAQSLSETLN from the coding sequence GTGGCAAAGAAACCATCGTCCAAGGGGAAGAACGCCTTCGACAAGGATACGTCGCAAGCGGACGAGACTTCCGAAGCAAAAAACGAGGCCACTGAAAACTCCGAAGAGACGTCGCAGGAGAACGGCAAAACCGACACCGCTTCGGACGTTTCGGATGCGCCTGAGGTCACGCCTTCTGACGAACAAGCCGGCGGCGACGACGACGACGCAAACGAGCCGATCGCGCAGGAAGATCCTGCCGGTCCGGACGAAACGCCGGAAGAGACCGCCGACGAGGCCAAACCAGAAGATACGCCCCAGCAGAGCGACACGGCGGATCACGCAACCGACACCTACACGGCCACAGCTCTGCCCGCCACGACCCAGCAACCGGCCAAGGGACCGGGCGCCGCTGCACTCATATTGGGCGGCGTCGTTGCCGGCGCGATCGGCTTCGCCGCGGCCTATTTTGGCCTGGCGCAGACCGAGCCCGTGCGGGACGAGGTGCTTGCCAGCGAAGTCAGCGATCTTGGCCAGCGTGTCGACGACCAGGCCGGCACCATCGAGTCGCTTTCCGAGAAAGTCGGCGGAATCACCAACACCGACGACTCCGCGCTTGAGGCCCAGATCGAGGCGCTTGGCACCCTGTCCGAACGCGTCGCCCAGGCCGAGGACACGCTGGACGCGATTGATGCGCGGCTTCGCGACGTCGAACAGCGCCCGGTCACCGAAAGCGCCGATCCCGCGGCCATCGCCGCCTACGAGGCTGAACTTGACGCCGCCCGCCAAGAGCTGGCGGCCCAGCGCGAGGATCTGCAAGCCCTGATCGAGCAGGCGATGAACACCGAGACCGCCGCAGACGAAGCCGCGGTCGCCGCGATGCAACGTGCCGCGATCAGCCGGATCCTCGCCGCACTCGACAATGGCGCGGGTTTCACGGGTGCCGTGACCGAGCTGCAGGACACAGATGTCGATGTGCCCGAAATCCTCGTATCGACAGCGGACTCCGGTGTCGCCACACTGTCGAGCCTTCAGGAAAGCTTTCCCGAGTCGGCTCGCGCCGCGCTCGACGCATCACGTGATGTGACCGGCGAAGGCACGGGTCTGTCGGGCTTTCTGCGGGATCAGTTGGGCGCGCGTTCCCTTGAACCGCGCGAAGGCGACGACCCCGACGCCGTGCTATCCCGTGCCGAAGCCGCGATCCGCGATGGTCGGCTACAGGACGCACTGGCTGAATTAGCGGCGTTGCCAGAAGAAGGCCGTGCCGAGTTGTCCGACTGGGTCGGGCGGGCGACTGAACGGCGCGAGGCATTGGGCGCGGCCCAATCGCTAAGCGAGACATTGAATTAA
- a CDS encoding DUF3299 domain-containing protein, which translates to MAVKGLTRRALLLSFAASGFAGQALADTVIALEWRDLLPEDDTSLPGNLQGILPHDESSMAARQPPSTGIRTDWTGKIVQLSGFIVPLDHEGTGVTAFILVPYVGACVHVPPPPANQLVFVTTSTPFESSGMFEPVTVTGMFGTASRSTQLAEIGYALSAEKIRSLRR; encoded by the coding sequence ATGGCAGTGAAAGGCCTGACTCGCAGGGCGCTGCTTCTGTCCTTCGCCGCATCGGGGTTTGCAGGACAGGCGCTGGCCGACACGGTGATCGCGTTGGAATGGCGCGACCTTCTGCCCGAGGACGACACGTCTCTGCCCGGCAACCTGCAAGGCATCCTGCCGCACGACGAAAGCAGCATGGCCGCGCGTCAGCCGCCATCGACAGGCATTCGCACCGACTGGACCGGCAAGATCGTGCAACTTTCGGGCTTTATCGTGCCGCTCGACCACGAAGGCACTGGCGTCACCGCGTTCATCCTCGTGCCCTATGTCGGCGCCTGCGTCCACGTGCCCCCGCCGCCGGCCAACCAGCTTGTCTTCGTGACCACCAGCACGCCCTTCGAAAGCTCCGGCATGTTCGAGCCCGTAACGGTCACCGGCATGTTCGGCACGGCGTCGAGATCAACCCAACTGGCCGAGATCGGCTATGCACTTTCCGCGGAAAAGATCCGGAGCTTGAGGCGTTAA
- a CDS encoding uroporphyrinogen-III synthase, with product MPALILITRPVDAAKAFAATVQAELGSGADICIAPILEIQLLPDLPDLAPFPTLIFTSAHAVASFARATSARGFTCYTVGRATAEKAMDCGLSPIVGPGTGLDLAKRIVRDAPATPCLHLRGDHVAFDIAKYLNSAGIDTDEATVYRQLSVPLPDAALTRIMQADAVIAPVFSPRSAQLLLDALPKGANLHVAAISDAAAGVFAPDDAVRIEVAQSPDRQSMLACTATLWSRANRLEGRSSPQ from the coding sequence ATGCCGGCGCTGATCCTGATCACGAGACCTGTCGACGCGGCCAAGGCGTTTGCCGCGACAGTGCAGGCCGAGTTGGGATCGGGGGCTGATATCTGCATCGCACCCATTTTAGAAATTCAGCTTTTGCCCGATCTGCCAGATCTTGCGCCTTTTCCCACGCTGATCTTCACTTCCGCCCATGCGGTCGCCAGCTTTGCCAGGGCCACATCAGCGCGTGGTTTCACCTGTTACACCGTGGGCAGGGCCACCGCCGAAAAGGCGATGGACTGCGGCCTGTCTCCCATCGTCGGGCCCGGAACCGGCCTGGACCTTGCGAAACGGATAGTGCGCGACGCGCCCGCGACGCCCTGTCTGCACCTGCGCGGTGATCACGTGGCTTTTGACATCGCAAAGTACCTCAATTCTGCTGGAATAGACACTGATGAAGCGACGGTCTATCGCCAGCTTTCCGTACCCTTGCCGGACGCGGCCCTCACCCGGATCATGCAGGCGGATGCGGTCATCGCCCCTGTTTTTTCCCCGCGCAGTGCCCAGCTTTTGCTAGATGCGCTTCCAAAAGGCGCTAACTTGCACGTCGCGGCAATCAGCGACGCCGCAGCCGGGGTCTTCGCCCCGGATGATGCGGTCCGGATCGAAGTCGCCCAGTCACCCGACAGGCAGTCCATGCTGGCCTGTACAGCAACACTATGGTCTCGTGCCAACCGGCTTGAGGGCAGGAGCAGCCCACAGTAA
- a CDS encoding ABC transporter ATP-binding protein, giving the protein MADPALTLQDVRFRWPGRASFGMSVPEFRLDQGESVLLLGESGSGKSTLLSLVCGIVTADAGRVDLAGTNLATLRAGARDRFRAERIGVIFQQFNLLPYASVSDNIMLPLKFALERRKRAAADDAVKLCAALGLPSDIVEAKAGRLSVGQQQRVAVARALIGQPPLIVADEPTSALDAATQDAFLGLLFDQIAAAGSSLLMVSHDERLSARFDRVVRLADIASVERQAA; this is encoded by the coding sequence ATGGCAGACCCGGCCCTGACCCTGCAAGACGTCCGTTTCCGCTGGCCGGGGCGGGCATCTTTCGGAATGTCGGTGCCGGAGTTCCGGCTGGACCAGGGCGAAAGCGTTCTGCTTTTGGGCGAAAGCGGGTCGGGGAAGTCCACGCTTCTGTCGCTGGTCTGCGGGATCGTCACTGCCGATGCCGGCCGGGTGGATCTGGCCGGCACGAACCTTGCCACCCTGCGGGCCGGCGCGCGCGACAGGTTCCGGGCCGAGCGGATCGGCGTCATCTTCCAGCAGTTCAACCTGCTGCCCTATGCCAGTGTCTCCGACAACATCATGCTGCCTTTGAAGTTCGCGCTCGAGCGGAGAAAGCGCGCCGCAGCGGACGATGCGGTAAAGCTCTGCGCGGCACTTGGTCTGCCCTCGGATATTGTCGAGGCCAAGGCGGGGCGCCTTTCCGTCGGTCAGCAACAGCGGGTCGCCGTGGCCCGCGCCCTGATCGGCCAGCCGCCCCTGATCGTCGCGGACGAGCCGACCTCGGCACTGGATGCGGCGACGCAGGATGCGTTTCTTGGCCTTTTGTTCGATCAGATCGCGGCAGCCGGATCGTCGCTGTTGATGGTCAGCCATGACGAAAGGCTGAGCGCGCGATTCGACCGCGTGGTGCGCCTCGCTGACATCGCCTCTGTCGAAAGGCAGGCCGCATGA
- a CDS encoding DUF2796 domain-containing protein, which produces MKPIHLALATTTLAAPAIAQDTRELDAHVHGVSTVEIAVEHGTIEINILSPGMDIVGFEHEASSAEDKEAVATAIRQFLTPEEIVTLPEGAGCRLTEVLAHLHTGDHDDEHMHEGDDHTHDDDHAEGEEHDHDHEDHADEARHSEFHVTYGFACDDEDALTGVGFPFFERFPNAEEIEVQYVTETGAGTAELTPGSAEVSFE; this is translated from the coding sequence ATGAAACCGATCCACCTGGCCCTGGCCACCACCACCCTCGCCGCGCCCGCAATCGCGCAAGACACGCGCGAACTTGACGCGCATGTGCACGGCGTCTCGACCGTCGAAATCGCGGTCGAACACGGAACGATCGAGATCAACATCCTGTCGCCTGGCATGGACATCGTCGGCTTTGAGCACGAGGCGAGTTCTGCCGAGGACAAGGAGGCGGTAGCAACTGCGATCCGGCAATTCCTGACGCCAGAGGAGATCGTGACGCTGCCCGAAGGCGCGGGGTGTCGGCTGACCGAGGTTCTGGCCCATCTGCACACCGGCGATCATGACGACGAGCACATGCACGAGGGTGATGACCACACGCACGACGACGACCACGCCGAAGGCGAAGAGCACGATCACGACCACGAAGACCACGCGGACGAGGCGCGGCACAGTGAGTTTCACGTGACCTACGGCTTTGCCTGCGATGACGAGGACGCGCTGACCGGCGTGGGCTTCCCGTTCTTCGAACGGTTCCCCAATGCCGAAGAAATCGAAGTGCAATACGTGACGGAGACCGGCGCGGGCACGGCGGAGCTGACGCCCGGTTCCGCCGAGGTCTCTTTCGAGTAG